DNA from Longimicrobiaceae bacterium:
TGTCCGATCACCGTGCCCGCCGGCATCCCGCTCCACTGCGTGTCGCCAGCGGCGCGTACCAGGCCAGCGACGTCCACCGGATCCGTGGCGAGCATCAGTTCCCGGTCGACGCGACGCCAGGTGCTGCGGGGCCGGTCCGCATAGACTTCGATGCCGAGACCGTCAGGGTCGTGCAGGTAGAGCGCCTCACTGACCAGGTGGTCACCGGCGCCCGGCTGCACCCCGATTCCAGCGAGGTGCCGGACGAAGCGGCCGAGAGACGCGCGGTCGGGGAGCAGGATCGCGAAATGGTACAGCCCAAGGCGGCCGCCGCGACCGGCGGACCGCGCGCCGGGGCGCTCGTTGAGCTCCACCAGCACCCGGTCGTCTCCGTGCGCTCCCAGCGAGGCGCGGGCCCCCTCACGTGCCATCGTGCGCAGCCCGAGCACCTCCTGATAGAAGGACAGCGATCGCTGCATGTTCGCGACCTGGAGTCGCACGGGCCCGAGATGCGTCTCGTCGGGCAGGCGGCGGCCCCGCGGCGGTATGCCGTAGCTGCCGGGCGTCGCCGGCTGGGCGCCGGCAGCAGTGCCGGAGATGTCGTGCGTGGTGGCTCCCATGATCTCTCTCTCTGGAACGAAGGACTGCGCGAGCACCCTGGGCGACACGGCGACGAGCGCCGCGCCGCCCGACCGGGCGCGTCATGCCGCGCGGCGGGGGTCCGGGGCCCGACGCTCGGACGTGGTCACCGAATCGGCGCCGCCGCGAGCGTCAATCCGCGCATCCACGGAATAGGCACCCGCGCCGGCGAACACGAGAAGCACGGACGAACCCAGGAGCGAAAGCGCGAACTCGTAGCCGTCCGGCAGGAAGAACCCGGCGCCGAGGTGCACGAACAGGATCGCGCCCAGCATGTTGAAGGCGAGCCCGAGAGCGGCGAGCCGCGTCAGCAGGCCGGCGACCAGCGCGATCCCTCCGAAGAACTCGAGCAGGGCGACGAGCGGCCCCACCACTCCAGGCAGGGGGATCCCCATCCCGCCGAAGGCGCCCGTCACGCCGGCGAAGCCGTAGACGAACAGCTTCTGCGCGCCGTGGGCGAGGAAGATCACGCCGACGACGACGCGCAGGATGGCTAGGCCCAGGTTGATCTGACGGGCCGAAGCAGCAGCAAAGAGCGACATAGTCAGGTCTCCGGTCGGGGTCTCGATGTTGCACCATTCGGTGTGCCAACACCCATTTCCACGCAAGAAAGCGCGGGTGGATCAGGAAGACTCGCGGACCAGACCGAGCAGGTCGATCAGCGTCGCGAGCTGCGTCTCGTCGAGCTGGCTGAACCGACGGCTGTGCTCCTCCGCAACCAGCGGCTCCAGGTCGTCGAGAAGCCTGCGGCCCTCATCGGTGATGCGGGTGGTGACCAGGCGACGATCCTCGGTGTCGCGCGCCCGGACCACGAGCCCCGCGCTCTCCATGCGGTCGAGGAGGCGGGTGACGTCCGGCATTCGGGTCAGCAGACGGTCACGCACCTCGTTGCGGCAGAGCCCCTGGGGCTCCGCCCCCCGCAGGATGCGCAGCACGTTGTACTGGGTGAGGGTGATCCCCGACGGCTTCAGCACCTGCTCGAAGTCGTCGCTGAGCACCGCTGCCGTCCGCACGATGTTGAGGTGCGCCTCCTGCTCACGGCTCTGGAACGGCCGGCGTTGCCGGATCTCTGAACGGAGGTCGCGAGTCATAGTAACATGATATGTGTTATCACACCCGGTGTCAAGACACCCGGCGGACGCTTCCGTGCTACACGGGCCATCCGGCACCACCAGCGAGCTGCCCCGCAACCTCCCACGCCGCGGAGATCGGTGCCGGGCGGCACACTGCCGCCTCGCCGCTGTTCGTACGGTCGGCGCCTCGAGTCAAACCTCCCCGGAATGGCACCGGTTGCCCGCGGGACGGGCCAAAGGAAAGAAGAACAATGTGGGCCCGGCGATCGCCCGGCCCACATCATTTGCCTGCCAGTCACCCGGTGGTTAGCACTTACCCGACTTACCCTTCGGGGTGCACGGCTCAGTACCACCGCCACCGCCACCGCCACCGCCCCCGCCTCCGCCTCCGCTATCCACCGTCTCGAAGCTATGGAGGAGGTGATTGTTCGCGGTCTTAGAGTTGGTCACGATTCCCTTGGTCGTGAAGCTGTAGAGCGCGTCACGGACCTGCTGCGGCGACTCGGCAGAGTGCGCCTGAAGGTACAGGGCCGCAACGCCGGCCACATGCGGGCTCGCCATGGAGGTCCCGCTGATGGTACGGGTGTACGAACCGTCGCCGCTGTAGTCGTCCGTATGCCAGGCCGAGGCGATCTGATACCCAGGGGCGAACCAGTCCACGCAGTCCCCGTAGTTCGACCAGGATGTCTTCGCATCCGACTGGCTGGTCGCGCCGATCGTCATCGCCTCCGTTACGCGCGCAGGGGAATATCCGCAGGCGTCCTGTTCCTTCCCTCCCATGTTGCCGTTTCCGGCCGCGACCGCGGTTGCAACGCCGGCTGCGATCATGTTCCGCGTCGCATCGTCCACAGCGGTGCTGGCGCCGCCGCCCAGGCTCATGTTGGCGACCGCGGGCTTCACGTGGTTGGCCGTCACCCAGTCCATCCCGGCTATCACCCCGCTCCAGGTGCCCGACCCGCCGCAGTCCAGCACACGGACACCGATGAGCTTCACGCTCTTGGCGACGCCCCAGGTGGTGCCGCCCACCGTGCCGGCTACGTGCGTGCCGTGCCCGTTGCAGTCGTCGGCGCTCCCGCCATCCACCGCGTCGTAGCCGGTAACCGCGCGCCCGCCGAAATCCCCGTGGTCGAACTTGATCCCGGTGTCGATAATGTACGCATTGACGCCGCTGCCGGTGCTGCTGTACGTGTAGGTGCCGCTCAGGCCGGAGCGCGCGTCGATCCGGTCGAGGCCCCAGGTGGCGTTGCCCTGGGTCGTCACGATGCGGGCGATCCCGTCCGGCTCCACGCGGGAAACGCGGGCGTCACGCAGCAGCCCGTCGCGCGCCGCGTCGGACATTGCACCGGCGAAGCCGTTCAGCGCGTGCGTGTAGACGTAGTCCGGCGAGACGCCATGGTCGCGAGCGACCGCGGCAGGAGTTGCCCCCTCACGTAGGGTGATGATGAACCGGCCCGGGATGATTCCGGAGGGTGTTGCGGATGCTGCTTCGACCGGTGCTCTGGGGGCCAGGGACGTGGGCGTGCCGGAGTCCTCGACGCAGCCGCCAGAGACGAGGATCAGACCCAGGACGGCGGGAGGGAGGCGGTGGGAGTACTTCATGGGGCCTCGCTTGCAGGACAGGGACGGGGAGTGCCGACAGGGGGTGCGGCACGACCCGAACTTGCAGGCGCTGGATGGCACCTGCCGAAGACATAACGCGGACTGATGCGCCTCTCTTCGGCAGCCCGGCCGTCTCGCGTGGCGAGACCCGCGGCTTTGCGGACCGACCTCGCGGTCGGGGTGCGTTTTCGGAGGGGGAGGGCGGCCATGTGCACGAAACTGAACCGTGGCCGGCACCTACACGGTAGGCGCAATCGCAAGGGGGGTCAAGACTTCCGAAGCATACTTACAAGCAGGTTTGTGCGGCGATCGGTGGTACACAAGGGAGTGTGGCTGACGGCGGTGGCTCTGAGACTCATATTCGCATAGCGATTCTGATCCGGGGACACACCGGCGCCTGTTTGCCTTGATCTGGCGCCGGTGGTGACGCTGTAGGGACTCCCGCCCGCGGCGGGATGCGGCTTGGATCCTGCGCTCCACCCGATTCGCCGTTCCCCGAGCCCCAATACCCATGCGCCTCCCATTCCGCCGCCCTGCGCCCGAGCCGAGCGCCGCCGCCGAAGGCCACGACAAGAACCCCCCGGCGCGCGGTGCCGGCTTCGGTACCTTCGAGGGGGTGTTCACGCCCTCGATCCTGACCATCCTGGGCGTGATCATGTACCTGCGCTTCGGCTGGGTGGTAGGCAACGTAGGGCTGCTCGGCGCACTGGCCATCGTGACGATCTGCACCTCGATCACCATGTTCACGGCGCTCTCCATGTCGGCGATCGCCACAGATCGCCGGGTGCGCGCGGGGGGCGCCTACTACATGATCAGCCGCTCGCTCGGGATCGAGACCGGCGGCGCGGTGGGGATTCCCGTCTACTTCGCCATCGCTCTCTCGGTGGCCCTCTACGTGGTCGGCTTCGCAGAGAGCGTCGTCAGCGTCTTTCCCGCCCTGAGCCAGCGCTGGGTGGGGATCGCGACCGCGCTGGCCGTCGCGGGGCTGGCCCTGTTCTCGGCGAAGCTGGCGATCCGCTCACAATTCTTCATCATGGCGGCCATCGCCTTCTCGCTGATCTCCTTCTTCCTGGGCCGGCCGGTGGAGGAGACCGGGCTCGACCTCACCGGTGCGCCCGCGGCCGCGTCCCTGAGCTTCTGGGCGGTGCTGGCGGTCTTCTTCCCCGCGGTCACCGGGATCGAGGCGGGGGTCAACATGTCGGGCGATCTGCGCGACCCGCAGCGCTCCATCCCTCGCGGCACGCTGGCGGCACTGGTGGTGGGGTACGTGGTTTACATGGCGCTGCCGATCTTCCTCTCCCGGCGGGCCGACCCCGCTACGCTGATCGAGAACCCTCTGATCATGCGGGAGATGGCGCTCTGGGGAGACGCCATCCTGCTCGGGGTCTGGGGCGCGACGCTGTCCAGCGCGATGGGCAGCATCCTGGGCGCGCCGCGCGTGCTGCAGGCCCTGGCCCGGGACGGGGTGCTGCCGGGGCCGTTGCGCGTGCTGGGCAGGGGGAGCGGCGAGGACGACGCGCCGCGCGTGGCGACCGCCGTGACGCTGGGCCTGGCGCTGGTTGCGATCTGGGTGGGCGACCTGAACCTGATCGCGCCGGTGCTCTCGATGTTCTTCCTGGCCTCCTACCTGACGGTGAACCTGGCGGCGGGCATCGAGGGTTTCCTCAAGAGCCCCTCCTACCGTCCCGCCTTCAGGATCCACTGGTCTGTTTCGCTGCTCGGTGCGTTCGGCTGCCTGGCGGTGATGTTCCTGATCAACGCGGTGGCCACCGTGGTGGCCGCGGCGGTTGTGCTGGGGGTGTACCTCTGGCTGCGGCGCCGCGAGCTGGAAGCCACCTGGGGCGACGTGCGGCGCGGGATTGGAATGGCGCTTGTGCGCTCGGTGGTGTTGCGGCTGGAGCCCGTTACCGACGCCCGGAACTGGCGGCCCCACCTGCTGGTCCTCTCGGGAGCGCCCACGAAGCGCTGGAGCCTGATCGACCTGGCGTCCAGCCTCACCCACGGGCACGGGATGATCACCGTCTCCAGCGTGCTTCCCGAGGCGGCGCGCGACGCCGGCCGCGTTGCCCGGATGGAGGGCACGATCCGCGAGTACCTGACCCGCCGCGGCGTCCAGGGGCTGGTGCGGCTGATCGCGGCGCCGGACCCCTTTGAGGGGGCCGAGCGGCTGGTGGACGCCTACGGGCTCGGCCCCCTGGTGCCGAATACCGTGATCCTGGGCGCCAGCCAGGAGATGGCGGTGCGGGAGCGCTACTGCGCGATGATCCGCCGCTTCCACCGCGCGCAGCGCAACGTGGTGATCCTGCGCGACGACCAGCCCCTCTCCGAGTCCAACGGCGCCGCCTTCGGGCAGCGGCGCCGGATCGACGTGTGGTGGGGCGGCCTGCAGGCCAACGGCGGGCTGATGATGATCCTGGCCTACCTGCTGCGGACCAGCAGCGATTGGCTCCGGGCGCGCGTATGCGTGAAGCTGGTGGTGCCGAGCGAGGGCGCGGCCGACGGGGCGCGCGCCAACCTCGAGCGGATCATCGGCGGCCTACGCGTCGGGGCGGAAGCGGAGGTGATCGTGGCCGGCGGCCGCGGGTTCGCCGAGCTCCTGCGCGAGTCGTCGCGCGACGCCGATCTGGTGCTGCTCGGGATGGCGGTGCCGGGCGAGGACTTCCCGGTCTACTACGAGCGGTTGCAGGAGATGGCGCGGGGCCTTCCCACCACTGCCTTCGTGCTGGCAGGGGAGAGGGTGCAGTTCTCCCACGTGCTCCTATGATGCAGCGGAGCGCCGAGATCAGGGTGACGGTCGCGCTCCGCGGGAAAATCGGCCCTGACAAAACCCGGTCCCTTCCGTCCCGATCACGGGCCTTTCTGGAGGCCGTTTCTGAAGGGGGTGCCGCGTTCCTTATGCAAATAGTTGTTCGGGAAGCAATTGAGCCTACGGCAAAGGACGCCTAACACTTTGCCGGGGTATGGTATGAAGGGCCAATGTTGCCGCCGAGGTCCAGCACAACTGGCTCGCAATGGACGGGAGCGGTGCCTCCTGATACCATTCTGAGTCCTCCCCACCACGCTCGGGCGGCGAGAGCTGGCCGAGCCGAGCCGATCGCTGCCCCCGCGACAGCAACGCGATGATGAACCGGTTTATGGGCGCGGCCGTCGCGATCGCCTGCACGGGCGCACTCGCGTCCTGTACCGGCAACGCGAAGCCCGCCCTCCCCACGGCACGTGCCGAAACGCTGGGTCTCTCGCAGGCGGCGCTCGACCGGATCGCCCCCGCACTCGAACCGTTGGTCGACTCGGGCAGCGTGGGTGGCATCTACGCCGTGGTCGCCCGGCACGGCCACATCGGATACGAGCGTACCTTCGGTTGGAAGGATGTGGCGCGCCGTGAGCCCATGCGTCGGGACGCGATCTTCCGCATCTACTCGATGACCAAGCCGGTGATCGCCGTGGGCGTCCTCCGCCTCGTCAACGATGGCAAGGTCGGGCTCGACGATCCGGTGTCGAGATACATCCCATCGTTCGCGGACGTGAAGGTGTTCGCCGGGGGCACGGCGGATGCACCGATCCTCCAGGCCCCTGACTCGCCGATCACCGTCCGCCAGCTGCTGAACCACACCTCCGGGCTCGCGTACGGTCTCACGGCGGGACCCGTCGACACGATCTTCACCCGCGCGAAGCTCTACGATGCCGGCCGCACGCTGGAGCAGTTCACCGACAGCCTCGCCCGGATCCCGCTGCTCTTCCCGCCCGGGACGCAGTGGAGCTACGGCTCCGGATTCGACGTCGCGGGGCGCGTGATCGAGGTCGCCTCCGGGCAGACGCTCGACCACTTTCTGGAGGAGCAGGTCTTCCGGCCTCTCGGGATGCGGGACACCGGCTTCCGCATCCGCCCGGACATGCGGGCCCGTCTCGCCACCGTGTACACGCACGGCCCCGACGGCACGCTGCGGGCGGTCAGCGGCGACGCTCTTTCGGCGATGTTCGAGCCGGAGGCGCGCTTCCTCTGGGGCAGCGGCGGTCTGCTGTCGACTCCCGACGACTATCTCCGGTTCGCGCAGATGCTCCTGAACGGCGGCAGCTTCGGCCGGACCCGCATCCTCCGGCCGGAGACCGTCGCGCTCATGACCCACAACTCGGTGCCGCCCGAGCTGACGCCGGTTCCGAGCCCTGTGCTGAGGGACCCGACCTACGGCTTCGGGCTGGGGGTGGCCGTGAAGGTCGACACTGCGCAGGCGGCGCGGCCGGGCCCGATCGGCATCTTCCGCTGGTCGGGTTACCTGGGGACGTACTTCTGGGTGGACCCCGTGAACGGCATGGTCGCCATGGCTTGGACCCAGCTGTCACCCGGAAGCCGCTCTCCCCTGGAAGCGAGGTTCCAGACGCTGGTCTACTCCGCGGTGGTGCAGTAGACGGATGCGCCGTCTCGGATCCTCCGGAGAGCTCGTCACGTGAGCGCCGGAGACGTGCCCGCAGCGGTTCGCCCATGCGTTCCGGTCCTCGCCACGCCGGGCGGGTCTCCGCCCTCACCGGAGGGGCCGTGGGCCGTGATCCGCGTCCAGGATACGGGGATCGGTATCGCGGCGGAGCGGATGGAGCACATCTGGCGACCGTTCGAGCAGGCGGACGCGGGGTACACCCGCCCCCATGAGGGCACCGGCCTTGGGCTGACCATCAGCCGCTCTCTGGCGCGGCTCATGGGCGGCGACCTGGTCGCCCACAGCGAGCCGGGCGCGGGGTCCACCTTTTTCCTCGTTCTCCCCACCGCCAAGGCGGGGCGGGCGCGGATGCCGGACCGGCGCGGTCGCGAGCGGCACGGCCAGAACCGGGCGCGGTCCGGGTGGAACCGCGCGGAGCTGAAGCGGGACTACGAGATCCTGCGGGAGGAGCTCGAGAGAGCCGTGAGGCGCAGAGCCGAGCGTCCATTCTCACGACTTTCCGCATTCCAAAGACCTTTTTTCGATCCCCGCGGAAGCACTGGCAGGCCAAGGAGACGGCGCACCTGGGAGCTGGGCTCGGTCTCGCTATCTCCCGCGGCGTTGTGGAGGCGCACGGCGGACGGATCTGGGCGGAGAGCGTTGTGGGCTGCGGGAGCACCTTCTTCTTCACACTTCCGGCCGCGTCAGGACCGCCGGAACGAGCAGGCCGCCGAGGCAGACGGCCCGCAGAAGGAGATGATACTCGCCCCGACCGCTCCTGCATAACTGATCGCAGGGCAGCCCCGTGCTGCTCGAGATCACCGGGGTAGGGTGTCGTCACGTGCTCACGAAGAGGGATGACGAAAGGGCCCGGGGGCGGATACCCCCGGGCCCTTTCGCCGTCCCGTGTCCAGAAACTTACGCGAAATCGCCGAACTTTCGATTAACCGTCCAAGGACATTTGTAACACCACAGTGAGGTCAGACGTCCAGGTTGCGCACGTACCGGGCGTTCTCCTCGATGAACTTGCGGCGCGGGTCCACGTCCTCGCCCATGAGCGTCTGGAAAATCGAGTCCGCCTCCACCGCGTCGTCCATGGAGACCCGCAGCAGCGTGCGCGTGTCCGGGTCCATGGTGGTCTTCCAGAGCTGGTCCGGGTTCATCTCGCCCAGGCCCTTGTAGCGCTGCACGTGGATCCCCTTGGCCTCGCCGTCCGCGCCCTTGTAGCGGGCGAGGATCTCGTCGCGCTCCGGGTCCGAGTAGGCGTACTGCTCCGTCTTCCCCTTGCGGACCAGGTAGAGCGGCGGCTGCGCGATGTAGATCATCCCCTCCTCGATCAGCTGCCGCATCTGCCGGAAGAAGAAGGTCAGCAGCAGGGTGCGGATGTGCGAGCCGTCCACGTCCGCGTCGGTCATCAGGATGATCTTGTGGTACCGGGCGTTCTTGAGGTCGAACTCGTCCTCGCCGATCCCCGTGCCCACCGCCGTGATGATGGCGCGGATCTCCTCGTTGGAGAGCACCTTGTCGAAGCGCGCCTTCTCCACATTGAGGATCTTCCCCTTGAGCGGGAGGATCGCCTGGAAGGCGCGGTCGCGCCCCTGCTTGGCCGAGCCGCCCGCGGAGTCGCCCTCCACGATGTAGATCTCGGAGATCTCCGGGTTGTTGACCGAGCAGTCCGCCAGCTTCCCCGGGAGCACCCCCGTCTCCAGCGCGCTCTTCTTCCGCGTCAGGTCGCGCGCCTTGCGGGCGGCCTCGCGGGCGCGGGCGGCGGAGATCGCCTTCTCGATGATCGCGCGGCCCACGCCCGGCGTCTCGTCCAGGAACTCGGAGAGCTTCTCGTTGACGACGCTCTCCACGGCGCCCTTGACCTCGCTGTTCCCCAGCTTGGTCTTGGTCTGCCCCTCGAACTGCGGCTCCTTGACCTTCACGGAGATCACGCAGGTGAGCCCCTCGCGGACGTCGTCGCCCGAGAGCGCGTCCAGCCCGCCCTTCTTGAAGAGGCCGGTCCTGCGCGCGTAGTCGTTGATGGTGCGCGTCAGGGCCGACTTGAAGCCCGTGAGGTGCGTGCCGCCCTCGTGGGTGTTGATGTTGTTGACGAAGGTGAAGGTGTTCTCGTTGTACCCGTCGTCGTACTGGAGCGCGATCTCGATCTCCGCCTCGGGGCGCGCGGCCTCGATGTAGACCACGGCGGCGTGCAGCGGCTTGCGGGTCCCGCGCAGGTGCTCCACGAACTCCCTCAGCCCGCCCTCGTAGTGGTACTCCTCGCGGCGCGGCTCCTTCACCTCCCCCTCCACCAGGCGCTCGTCCGTCAGCGCGATGCGGACGCCCTTGTTCAGGAACGCCAGCTCGCGCAGGCGGTTGGAGAGCGTGTCGAAGGAGTAGGTGGTCTCCTGGAAGATCAGCGGGTCCGGCTTGAAGGACACGGTGGTCCCCGTATCCTGCGCCTTGCCGACGACCGTCAGGTCCTGCGCCTTGTCGCCGCGGGCGAAGCCGATCTGGTAGATCTTGCCGTCGCGGCGAACGGTCACCTGCGTCCACTCGGAGAGCGCGTTCACCACCGAGACGCCCACGCCGTGCAGGCCGCCGGACACCTTGTAGGAGCCGCCCTCCTGGTTCTCGAACTTCCCGCCGGCGTGCAGAACGGTGAGCGCCAGCTCCACGGCCGGGACCCCCTCCGTCGGGTGGATGTCGACCGGGATGCCGCGGCCGTTGTCCACCACCGTGATGGAGTCGTCCGCGTGGATGGTCACGTCCACGCGGTCGGCGTAGCCGGCGAGCGCCTCGTCGATGGAGTTGTCCACCACCTCGTAGACCAGGTGGTGCAGCCCGCGCGGCCCCGTGGAGCCGATGTACATCCCGGGGCGCTTGCGGACGGCCTCCAGCCCCTTGAGGACCTGGATCTGCCCGGCGTTGTATTCCTGGGCTGCGGCGGTCGAAGCCATGTTCTCTGCGTTCTGGGTTTGCGTCGAAAATCCAACTTCCATCCATACCCCGGGCGGGGGCGGAAGTGCCCCGGGCGGCGGATCGAAAATTGAGGCGGGAGCCGGGTTTCCGGCGCGGCGGTCAGGAGCCCATCACGAACACGATGTGCTGGATCTTTCCGGTCTTCTTCCCGGCGTTGAGGCGGCGGACGATCTCCCCCTTCATCAGGGTGAGCTCCATCATCCACGCCGAGGTGGAGACGGCCACGAAGAGGGTGTCGTCCGAGACCCGCAGCGGCTCGGTGACGGCGGCGATCTGGGGCCCCACCCGCTCCTCCCACTCCGTGAGGACCGAGGCCGCCTCCACCTTCGCCCCCAGCCCGCTGCGGTTCAGGAAGCGGGAGAGGACGTCGCCGACGAGCTGCGGCCTGCCTCGGTCGGGGGTGCGGGACATGGCGTGGGGTGGCGGGGTGCGGCGAGAAGCTCGAAGGCGGGAAATTTAGCCCCTCGGCGGGGTCCGGTCAAAGCGGCGGGGGGCCATTCCCTGACCCCTACCCCGTTCGCACCCGCCCGCCGCGCATCTCCCACCGGGGGAGGGCGCCGCCGTGCACCTCCACGTCGCTCGGCTTGGGGGAGGTGAGGATCACCTGCCCGCCCTCCTGGGCGTCGATCCACTCTATGATGCGCAGCGACCTGCCGGGGTCCAGCTCCGCGAAGACGTCGTCCAGGAGGATCACGGACTCGCGCCCGCGGCTGGCGCGGATCGTCTCGGCCTCCACCATGCGCAGCGCCACCGCGGCGGTGCGCTGCTGTCCGCCGGAGCCGTAGGTGCGCAGGTCGAGCGGCGCCGCGCCGGTGCGCTCCATCTCGAAGCGGAGGTCGTCGCGGTGCGGGCCCACCAGCGTCATCCCGCGCCGGACCTCCCGCTCCGCCACTCGCTCCAGCGCGCCCCGGAACGCCGCCGCCACCCCCAGCACCGCGTCCCCCTCCCCCACGTCCCACTCCCCGCACGACGGGTCGTACGCGAGCGTGCCGCGCGGCCCGCCGGCCACGCGCGCGTAGTGCTCCGCGAAGCTCGCCTCCACCTCCGCCACCCAGGCGGCCCGCGCCGCGGCCACGCGGCTCCCCCACGCCACCAGCCCCTCGTTCCAGGCGGCCACCATGGCGGGGGCGGCGCCCTGGCGGAGCAGCGCGTTGCGCTGGAAGAGCACCTGCCGGAAGCGCTGCACCGCGCCCAGGTACCCCGGCACCGCCAGCGACAGGACGATGTCCAGGAAGCGCCGCCGCCCCGAGGGGCTCCCCGCCACGATCTCCACGTCCGAGGGGGAGAAGATGGTCGCCCCCACCCCCCCGATGGCCTCGC
Protein-coding regions in this window:
- the recF gene encoding DNA replication and repair protein RecF (All proteins in this family for which functions are known are DNA-binding proteins that assist the filamentation of RecA onto DNA for the initiation of recombination or recombinational repair.), which translates into the protein MPLSRLRLHAFRNLEDQILDIPPGGVAIIGDNGQGKTNLLEAVYYLEIFRSFRGAPDEQLVRFGEEVFRVEGRVREGDGTEREIAAAFERRRKRKKVTVNGAEPERIGEAIGGVGATIFSPSDVEIVAGSPSGRRRFLDIVLSLAVPGYLGAVQRFRQVLFQRNALLRQGAAPAMVAAWNEGLVAWGSRVAAARAAWVAEVEASFAEHYARVAGGPRGTLAYDPSCGEWDVGEGDAVLGVAAAFRGALERVAEREVRRGMTLVGPHRDDLRFEMERTGAAPLDLRTYGSGGQQRTAAVALRMVEAETIRASRGRESVILLDDVFAELDPGRSLRIIEWIDAQEGGQVILTSPKPSDVEVHGGALPRWEMRGGRVRTG